One Paenarthrobacter aurescens TC1 DNA window includes the following coding sequences:
- a CDS encoding putative transcriptional regulator, MarR family (identified by match to protein family HMM PF01047) — protein sequence MSSPEEIPEEAGTPVSAGIYHLDANDPHQELVDRSGLSEADVQQVSDLMASLARLREAEQRLSDASLRYMKLNQSDMRALHYLIVCANHGVIATPGAIASRLHISTASTTKLLDRLERAGHVTRRAHPSDRRALAIAITPETHEAAMRTVGRQQAKRFLAAARLTPEERETVMRFLDDMAQEIEVADEAWAGSGA from the coding sequence ATGTCCAGCCCTGAAGAGATACCCGAAGAAGCCGGGACCCCGGTTTCTGCCGGCATCTATCATCTGGACGCCAACGATCCTCATCAGGAACTAGTGGATCGCTCCGGTCTCTCCGAGGCCGATGTCCAGCAAGTTAGCGACCTCATGGCATCGTTGGCGAGGCTGCGCGAGGCTGAACAACGCCTCTCCGACGCTTCCCTCAGATACATGAAACTCAATCAATCCGATATGCGAGCTCTGCACTATCTGATTGTCTGCGCCAACCATGGCGTGATTGCCACCCCCGGTGCAATAGCCTCCCGGCTCCATATCTCGACGGCGTCAACCACCAAGCTGCTCGACCGGCTGGAACGCGCCGGGCACGTCACGCGACGCGCCCACCCCTCCGACCGCCGCGCGCTCGCCATCGCCATCACTCCCGAAACGCACGAGGCTGCGATGCGGACCGTTGGGCGCCAGCAGGCCAAACGATTCCTGGCGGCAGCACGTCTGACACCCGAAGAACGGGAAACGGTGATGCGGTTCCTCGATGACATGGCGCAGGAGATCGAAGTCGCCGATGAGGCGTGGGCTGGTTCCGGGGCGTAG
- a CDS encoding putative CAAX amino terminal protease family protein (identified by match to protein family HMM PF02517), with protein MATAAFIDHRLMRHLALIAAGMTIFSLVPLNADLSTEHMALMGGALALAVLVPWVVSRFAYREDIIKFPVNTGRKWPLAAKLYLIGVVALGYFILPVYLIRTGVYQNWPDASDPDIFWRLFLGVNAVGIWDELFFICTTFTLLRQHFPDWLANLLQAVVFSSFLWEIGYQSWGPLLTFPFALLQGYTFKLTKSFTYVVSVHLLFDFVLFLALVHAHNRDWLPIFLY; from the coding sequence GTGGCCACCGCGGCTTTCATCGACCACCGGCTGATGCGACACCTCGCGTTGATCGCGGCCGGTATGACGATCTTCAGCCTGGTGCCCCTCAACGCCGACCTCAGCACAGAGCACATGGCCCTCATGGGCGGCGCCCTTGCATTGGCGGTGCTGGTGCCATGGGTGGTTTCCCGGTTCGCCTACCGCGAGGACATCATCAAGTTTCCCGTGAACACCGGCCGTAAGTGGCCGTTGGCAGCGAAGCTGTACCTGATAGGCGTGGTGGCGCTCGGATACTTCATCCTGCCGGTGTACCTGATCAGGACCGGTGTTTACCAAAACTGGCCTGACGCTTCGGATCCCGACATCTTCTGGCGGCTTTTCCTTGGAGTCAACGCCGTGGGTATCTGGGATGAACTGTTCTTCATCTGCACCACCTTCACCCTGCTGCGCCAACATTTTCCGGACTGGCTGGCCAACCTCCTGCAAGCAGTGGTCTTCTCGTCATTCCTGTGGGAGATCGGCTACCAGTCGTGGGGCCCGCTGCTGACGTTCCCCTTCGCACTGCTGCAGGGCTACACGTTCAAGCTCACCAAGTCATTCACCTACGTAGTGTCCGTGCACCTGCTCTTCGACTTTGTCTTGTTCCTGGCGTTGGTCCACGCACACAACCGGGATTGGCTGCCGATCTTCCTGTACTAG
- a CDS encoding putative EAL domain protein (identified by match to protein family HMM PF00563) — protein MAQDAGSFKPESGSSPKDDAAAADDAVKAPASEDMTMREQVLDIVESILADSDARSEGARNNLRALVEARPGNPERALLEHLLETRKTPASAAKVPVQREVASLHLESSDTARTVSVPVSHEVREGIQSILADKLLLTAFQPVHALPGGEVVGVEALTRFVGEDGAGADVWFNEAAAAGLGTELEIAALHCALTAAHDVPDNMSVALNLTPATSSDPRVRNLLAAAALAPDRIIVELTGSLESVEGQTGDHGLGPLRTLGLRLAISASGAALVSMERIEQLRPDIIKLDRHLIEGIESSDGQKIRARAIVELAREIGADIIAEGIETAAELDEVTALKVTAAQGYLLGRPSVHPLDWSAWSIRAQTEAQPAG, from the coding sequence ATGGCTCAAGACGCGGGCTCTTTTAAACCGGAAAGCGGCAGCTCACCGAAGGATGACGCTGCTGCGGCCGATGACGCTGTTAAGGCGCCGGCAAGCGAAGACATGACCATGCGCGAACAAGTGCTGGACATCGTTGAATCCATCCTTGCGGACAGCGACGCCCGGAGCGAAGGAGCGAGGAACAACCTCCGCGCCTTGGTTGAGGCACGTCCCGGGAATCCCGAGCGTGCCTTGTTGGAGCACTTGCTCGAGACCCGCAAGACACCAGCTTCAGCGGCCAAGGTCCCCGTTCAGCGTGAAGTTGCCAGCCTGCACTTGGAGTCCTCGGATACAGCCAGGACAGTATCGGTACCCGTCAGCCACGAAGTCCGTGAAGGCATCCAGTCGATCCTGGCGGACAAACTCTTGCTGACAGCCTTCCAGCCTGTCCATGCACTGCCGGGCGGCGAGGTGGTGGGCGTGGAGGCGCTGACCAGGTTCGTGGGTGAGGACGGGGCCGGAGCCGATGTCTGGTTCAACGAGGCTGCGGCAGCCGGACTGGGAACGGAACTCGAAATTGCCGCGCTGCACTGCGCCCTGACGGCAGCGCACGACGTCCCGGACAACATGTCCGTGGCGCTTAACCTCACCCCCGCAACGTCCAGCGACCCCCGCGTGCGGAACCTTCTGGCTGCGGCGGCACTCGCTCCGGACAGGATCATTGTTGAATTGACGGGCAGCTTGGAATCCGTGGAAGGGCAAACCGGCGACCACGGCCTGGGGCCACTGCGAACCCTGGGCCTGCGGCTGGCCATCAGTGCGTCCGGAGCCGCCCTGGTTTCCATGGAGCGGATTGAACAGTTGCGCCCCGACATCATCAAGCTGGACCGCCATCTGATTGAGGGAATAGAAAGCAGCGACGGTCAGAAAATCCGGGCCAGGGCCATTGTGGAGCTTGCCCGGGAGATCGGCGCGGACATCATTGCGGAAGGCATCGAAACCGCAGCCGAGCTTGATGAAGTCACCGCGCTGAAGGTCACAGCAGCGCAAGGCTACCTGCTGGGTCGACCCTCCGTTCACCCCCTGGACTGGTCCGCATGGAGCATACGCGCGCAGACCGAAGCCCAGCCCGCAGGCTAG
- a CDS encoding putative integral membrane protein gives MDSFFSMLAEIRGKTIPTRLAARMNSPRGLLGGFVVIHLVFLVFAAVLSLRGEAFSDTFIYRDWALAGFNDANLTGGPSPWVYPILALIPMGLAAIAGPGPFFFLWVLLTTLLNGWAVLKLTDRGRRQEAIPAAWWWLVFVFLMGWLGFARVDGLTAPIVLVALVYGVTRPFVASVLLSVATWVKVWPAAVMLALFAVVRKRLHVVAAGIATTAVVVGLAAAVSAVPKLLNFLTQQGDRGMQLEATFTTPWLWLSVLGVGDSRMYMNTDINSMQVDGPGTALMSVLMQPLLLLAAAAVAGLTFWALHQGKLNGGVDRTELLLSGALTLVTAFIVFNKVGSPQFMVWLAPAVAVGLAHNWKEWRVPATMLIVIAVATYFIYPLFYDALSHNNPWMALVLTIRNVLLVVLFFWSARRLYSLGRKPSVVTAPAAKEH, from the coding sequence ATGGACAGTTTTTTCAGTATGCTCGCGGAAATTCGCGGTAAAACAATCCCAACGAGGTTGGCGGCACGCATGAACTCCCCGCGCGGCTTGCTGGGGGGCTTCGTGGTGATCCACCTGGTGTTCCTGGTCTTTGCCGCCGTGCTCTCATTGCGCGGGGAAGCCTTCAGCGACACCTTCATCTACCGTGATTGGGCGCTGGCAGGGTTCAACGACGCGAACCTGACCGGCGGACCCAGCCCGTGGGTATACCCCATCCTGGCGCTGATTCCTATGGGCTTGGCAGCTATTGCCGGTCCAGGCCCTTTCTTTTTCCTGTGGGTCCTGCTCACCACTCTGCTGAACGGCTGGGCGGTGCTCAAACTCACCGACCGCGGCCGTCGGCAGGAAGCAATCCCGGCTGCCTGGTGGTGGCTGGTATTCGTGTTCCTCATGGGTTGGTTGGGCTTCGCCCGCGTTGACGGACTCACGGCACCCATAGTGCTGGTGGCCCTTGTTTACGGTGTTACCCGGCCGTTCGTCGCGTCGGTCCTTCTGAGCGTTGCCACCTGGGTTAAGGTTTGGCCCGCCGCTGTCATGCTGGCCCTGTTCGCAGTGGTCAGGAAGCGCCTGCACGTTGTGGCGGCAGGAATTGCGACGACGGCGGTTGTAGTTGGGCTCGCCGCGGCAGTGAGTGCCGTCCCCAAGTTGCTGAACTTCCTGACACAACAGGGAGACCGCGGCATGCAGCTCGAAGCAACCTTCACCACACCATGGTTGTGGTTGTCGGTGCTCGGGGTGGGGGATTCCCGCATGTACATGAACACAGACATCAACTCCATGCAGGTGGACGGGCCCGGTACCGCACTCATGTCCGTGCTGATGCAGCCGCTGTTGCTCCTTGCCGCAGCCGCCGTCGCCGGTCTGACGTTCTGGGCGTTGCACCAAGGCAAGCTCAACGGAGGAGTGGACCGCACAGAGCTCCTCCTTTCGGGAGCCCTCACCCTGGTGACCGCCTTCATCGTGTTCAACAAAGTGGGTTCACCGCAGTTCATGGTGTGGCTTGCTCCGGCTGTAGCTGTGGGGCTGGCACACAACTGGAAAGAGTGGCGCGTTCCGGCCACCATGCTGATAGTCATCGCCGTTGCCACTTACTTCATTTACCCGCTCTTCTACGATGCACTGAGCCACAACAATCCTTGGATGGCGCTGGTCCTGACCATCCGCAACGTCTTGCTTGTGGTTCTCTTCTTCTGGTCGGCGCGTCGCCTGTATTCACTGGGCCGCAAGCCATCCGTGGTCACCGCCCCAGCTGCCAAGGAGCACTAA
- a CDS encoding putative integral membrane protein, translating to MWFSSSGRRVACIHWAASHPWSPPQLPRSTKISATFFDQLVRLRSRVLPPAVIAWFARPGSVWWGFAVVHFYFLCWMASFFLSGNTFSDTEQYRQWAMDGYNPENLSGKISPWVYPVLAQIPIFLAGIAGPDLYLLMWTLLITALNALGLWYLTRGPRRVSGIAPAWWWLFFTVFMGYLSFARVEGITTSIVLIALICAAQRPVVASVLLSIATWIKVWPAAVLVPIIIASRNRLQMIAAGVGVTAVVGFGTYLAGGFSHILDFLINQGERGMQLEATFSTPWVWLSVFNVAGSKMADNTAINSTEVYGPGAEVAAFLMQPLLIVAAIAAAILLIRALKRGAEREELFLEGALMMTTAFIVFNKVGSPQFIIWLAPVIIAGLTHDWNRWKVPAALLMAIAMTTFVIYPLFYTPLIHAHPVMAAVLTTRNVLLVVLLWWSVQRTVELGRRVNRDGAPVVPKAL from the coding sequence TTGTGGTTCTCTTCTTCTGGTCGGCGCGTCGCCTGTATTCACTGGGCCGCAAGCCATCCGTGGTCACCGCCCCAGCTGCCAAGGAGCACTAAGATTTCCGCGACGTTCTTCGACCAGCTGGTCCGTCTCCGCAGCCGTGTCCTGCCTCCAGCAGTCATAGCGTGGTTCGCCCGCCCCGGCAGCGTCTGGTGGGGCTTTGCCGTGGTTCACTTCTACTTCCTGTGCTGGATGGCGTCCTTCTTCCTCAGCGGCAACACGTTCAGTGACACTGAGCAATACCGTCAGTGGGCCATGGACGGTTACAACCCGGAGAACCTCAGCGGGAAGATCAGTCCCTGGGTTTATCCGGTGCTGGCCCAGATTCCCATTTTCCTGGCGGGCATTGCCGGTCCGGATCTCTATTTGCTGATGTGGACCCTGCTCATCACAGCCCTCAACGCGCTGGGCCTGTGGTACCTGACGCGTGGCCCGCGGCGGGTCAGCGGGATCGCGCCCGCATGGTGGTGGCTGTTTTTCACCGTGTTCATGGGGTATCTCAGCTTTGCCCGAGTTGAGGGCATCACCACCTCCATTGTTTTGATTGCCTTGATCTGCGCTGCTCAAAGGCCCGTTGTCGCCTCTGTCCTGTTGAGCATCGCAACGTGGATCAAAGTGTGGCCCGCAGCGGTGCTGGTACCGATCATCATCGCTTCCCGCAACCGTCTGCAGATGATCGCTGCCGGGGTGGGCGTCACCGCCGTCGTAGGGTTTGGAACGTACCTCGCTGGTGGCTTCAGTCACATCCTCGACTTCCTGATCAATCAGGGTGAGCGCGGCATGCAGCTGGAAGCCACCTTCTCCACGCCCTGGGTGTGGCTTAGTGTCTTCAACGTTGCCGGCTCCAAAATGGCCGACAACACAGCCATTAACTCCACGGAGGTGTACGGGCCGGGTGCCGAAGTGGCTGCTTTCCTGATGCAGCCGCTGCTGATTGTTGCCGCGATCGCGGCCGCCATCCTCCTGATCCGTGCACTCAAGCGCGGTGCGGAGCGCGAGGAACTGTTCCTCGAAGGTGCCCTGATGATGACCACGGCGTTCATCGTGTTCAACAAAGTGGGCTCGCCGCAATTCATCATCTGGCTGGCACCCGTGATCATTGCGGGCCTGACGCACGACTGGAACCGTTGGAAGGTACCGGCCGCGTTGCTGATGGCGATTGCCATGACCACGTTCGTGATTTATCCGCTGTTCTACACCCCGCTCATACACGCCCACCCGGTCATGGCAGCCGTGCTGACCACCCGGAATGTCCTGCTGGTGGTTCTGCTGTGGTGGTCCGTGCAGCGGACGGTTGAGCTGGGACGGCGCGTGAACCGCGACGGCGCCCCGGTGGTGCCGAAAGCGCTTTAG